Proteins co-encoded in one Bemisia tabaci chromosome 9, PGI_BMITA_v3 genomic window:
- the LOC109030334 gene encoding uncharacterized protein: MKPYIYFYIIGMVTEASFNYGVDPNALPEAIPWDVRSCQVQCDSIWGRVPQLNVPWAKAFVGTDCACGFNTKKLHSYESQACVQRYFWFPLRQKKKLAERVIKARFGRKSSREQFEIFKQSYKKVYSSKEEEYKRFKIFEKNLVVIEKLMATATGDLVYGMGPYTDRTSEEFQAGLHFNEVEESSGESTNLETRMLSLRSRNNSSGIRRAYSQPPAPTPNGPNGPKPPPFGYPPGFEPPGYVPPPPRSNSVPKNCKYLSPFFVGKYPEGSPLLDWRIPAEFYPEVESQSLPGCVCGSCWAFAAAAAVEIFFARVAGEITPLSKQALLDCIPGDGCKGGKNCKRSGLH, encoded by the exons ATGAAACCTTATATCTACTTTTACATCATTGGGATGGTTACTGAGGCGTCCTTTAACTATGGAG TTGATCCAAACGCATTGCCTGAAGCAATACCTTGGGACGTACGGAGCTGTCAGGTCCAATGCGACTCGATATGGGGCAGGGTCCCCCAGTTAAACGTACCGTGGGCCAAAGCCTTCGTGGGGACCGATTGCGCTTGTGGATTTAACACAAAGAAACTCCACTCATATGAGAGCCAGGCCTGCGTTCAGAGATATTTTTGGTTTCCACTCCGACAAAAGAAAAAGCTTGCTGAGAGAGTAATTAAG GCGAGGTTTGGCCGTAAGAGCTCACGAGAACAATTCGAGATATTCAAGCAATCCTACAAGAAAGTGTACAGCTCAAAGGAAGAAGAATACAAGAGATTTAAGATCTTCGAGAAAAACTTGGTTGTGATCGAGAAGCTCATGGCTACGGCAACAGGAGATCTCGTATACGGAATGGGCCCATATACGGATCGAACAA GTGAGGAATTCCAGGCAGGGCTGCATTTCAACGAAGTGGAAGAGAGCTCTGGAGAATCCACCAACTTGGAAACGCGTATGCTGAGCCTCAGATCGAGGAATAATTCCTCTGGCATCAGGCGTGCTTACTCCCAGCCACCAGCCCCCACGCCCAACGGACCCAACGGCCCCAAACCGCCCCCCTTCGGATACCCACCCGGCTTCGAGCCCCCTGGCTACGTCCCTCCACCCCCCCGCAGCAATTCCGTCCCGAAGAACTGCAAGTACTTGTCCCCGTTCTTTGTCGGGAAATATCCCGAGGGATCACCACTACTGGATTGGCGCATTCCTGCTGAGTTCTACCCGGAGGTTGAATCTCAG TCACTACCAGGATGTGTGTGCGGCTCATGTTGGGCGTTTGCGGCTGCCGCTGCTGTTGAGATATTTTTCGCTAGGGTTGCAGGCGAAATAACCCCGCTCTCCAAACAAG CGTTGCTTGACTGCATCCCTGGCGATGGCTGTAAAGgcggaaaaaattgcaaacgctCTGGACTACATTAA